tagcttttagccctttatgagtataaattttcattcataatggtcttaaaaagtcctaaatttaacttggtgaaacctgcagaaatcctgGTTTAAAGCATGTCACAAACGTGGATGCCCACAATTTTaaacatgctgaatgaaatggacactaaaataattaattattataaaacattttacagtattctaaactatttTAATGATGTTGTGGGACAACATGaggcaaaataaacaaattatagtaGAACAATaatgtttagcattgcactgactaaaactggccaacaaactagtctaaaaatgacttttgctgtttaagaaatggattacagcatgcttatgatatgcaaacatttgagtgtaaagttTATTAGAATTTTGACCATATTCTTTGTTTACCAGCAgacattggaatctttttgcttgagactttatttaaagaattaatttttagatcctaaaaacagtgttatgctgctaaggcatgggacgataacaatTTTCAAGGTATAAAGCTGACAAAATATTCTGCTATATCATTACTActgtatatgtaaggtttttatgttttaagtttttcaggacaacagtatctccagcagaaaagatatcaaaagatgccattttaaatcataaagaaatctgtgtttctgaaactaatgaagacagcagaagtcaatgattctttagaattattcagcctgacatgtttactgctccaaaatactttcaaagtttctcaaaagaaaatatattgtgttcaaagggaaaatgtgtttgtttttttacccagacatataaaaaaatattcattttagagcagtaatcacagtaccatgaaactgtgatatttttattcaaggttattagaattagaatcttatactggcccttGCCTAatgctgcttaatgttgcaaagtcaaaatttctatttttattatttttgtttgtatgtatagtcatgaacacacttcactgttaaaaattgtcccgttaaaaaacagtaaaatactggcagctgcagttgccagcaatgtactgttattttacagtatgttgctgtaaaaatacatggactacattgatttacacaatactcaagtgaactcattttgctcactgaaagcaactgcctcaacttggtcaactgctgaatgagtttatgaagtaatgtgctatatatgcttagaagcatacttataatgataatttattttagttaattagaaaagtttggtttaactctaatgtcttatttttcacaacagcacacatacatgtaaatctggaatcaccagagagattctgactgcatcagcaactaaacagccgctatctttaaataaagaaacatacagaataacatcagcagttcattgttcatctttaactcatacactggctctactctcctccacaacggtgacagacagaagaaattagcttcaggttttacagtaaaatactgttttttccttgatttaacagtaatctactggcagctgtggttgccagcaatctactgtttttttacagtctatttctgtagtgtaaattaacagtatattcctgttaaaatacatttttacactgtgtttttacctctcacacctttaaccctttaaaccccagagcatacaCTTCAGTTTTagttgaagtgtccacactactgagtgtttaagaaacatggagcaaagctgaagtaaattcattaattaactgactaattaaatgataattgaggattaacaatgaacaaatgaagaaatactgaagggaaaaaacaagaacagaacatacaaaactttagtcacagctttataatgaaataacctgaagaacaacaaatgattaaatcatttaaatgatcagcggatgattaaagaactctacaaacatcatcaccagctacacttattacttaatacatgtatttttgtataacatctactaaagttattcttgagaaaaagttaaagttttacgtcaccatcatggagaacagagtttgctttagttgtgctcttagccctgtcattttgaacatttatatatcttggctgctgcaattgttaagaactttgtttaaaaagttcctttgttgaggcaagccagccaaaaacctaaataagatctggtgatgttcatgttgctgttaaatggcagagtctgttctcatttcgtataataaaatttactgctcctattcaatgttaaatctattgttttacattatatgtctatatatggcaatgatttctggaagtttttaagaatatcttggacaaaacactgctctatggtgcaaattgcactcaaagagacatcaataatcagcatatgaacctcaataatggtgacaactaacaaaattaacagtttaactcacaaacaggcaactgaaagtctaaatataaacaacagcagaatcaaacacaaaaaaagaaaactgttagaccattatacaacatttatttataccgcaatgcatgctgggatatttgtaccgtgccactcccagcaagcattgcagcatgaaacatttgagatgttaccattgttgagatacaaggtcagattcatgaggtctgagtgtgtatttgttatatctgaactgtttttgtatgttatttcttaactgttaagtaattacggaggtatctttactgtttccacttctcattaattaaattaataccagcaactaagcataaaatctattgcatgaggcccttcttccagatttatatcaaaacatttatcagaactaatttcagacaaatagatttctctatttattgactttccaacttgattgttataatacaagcattttgttaactctttattatagtaattggagagtctgaattaataagttcaagggtgaagagcccaactaaaccagcccctcactccattacggtgacacaaaaaacaccttaatttctgttgcatctcaatgagaatagtttggaagtcaaatcagtcagtaataagtgtgtgtctgctgttgtttgtggagttgtttaatgatcctctgctgagactgaagctgttttatttgatttgattttatttaatgttgtaactcaagtcactgtttgtgtttcttgtttattttcttcagtaattgtgattattaacagcaggtgttcatcagtgtctgaattcactcattagtgttcattaaaactgtcaggtgaactatattagttaactagtgtatgaaatagtgaacaaggacacaaagcgtgatttcaaacacagacttcaaaacatcgaatctgaactctgttagctcacagttttctgcagttggttactttctcgaaaacaaaaaatgttacccagaaagcactgtttttaacagaatattactgttttagtgaaaaaacattattttaccgtagaatctgaccgttttttaacagcaattttttacagtgttgtttgcagagcaagtagtgtgaccgttttctgccatttattattcctggtcatttctccaaGAGGCActtgaattggaagttctaaaacattaGCATATGAAATCAGGTCACTGCTATGACATGATTGACAATTTTTGTATGTCGCTGTTTGTCTTTGTGCTCTGTTTATGCTGAGAACTGATGCTGAGTATTCTTGGTCATTCTAACTCTGAATAACAAAATCCTTGGTTATCAGTAAGCACGTtccacactgctcatgctataccAGGGGCTAACAAATAATCCTAGATGTTCATTAACAGACATTACACATTCCCAACCACtgggttaacattattatttgtatatttatgttgtcACTGTCCCTGATTAGACAAACAGCAGGTCACCTTTTTTaatggcatttctgcatcttgtcaGGTATGTAAAATGTCATCATGTAGGTCTTCAGCTAAGCctcaggacatgcacaaaggcaagaaaacaaagacaaatataCAAGTGAATGAAACCAAGTTGCAAAGTATGTCATCTATGTATGCTAGTTCCCTTCAAAACCCaggcagtgtttcctctagaattttttccagctgtagcggcaggccttttttagacagatctaccaactacgtgtggtgttatttcaatgacaaatgtcgtgaccccagtattagaagtcgagatcacatttatgtaatagcctacagcatgcggatctctttttttgtacatttatgaatgtctctaattgACCTACAGAacgatattaatgcgtcctgaagtaaagtgaaacggctatagatcgtgtttgctggcctcacgcatctgtcagtcagccagtcagtctgtcagcactTATTCTTAACGGGGTAAACAAATAatacacagcactactacgattacagagAAGTTCACGCTGTTATTATTCACTcaaccttttaatacattttgacgTTTAATACGTTATTACtggctattaaaaaaattaaatgttttgaatgagaagctgtaatgtagccgtggcgggatgaattttgtcatggtgccccgccatggaagaattaatgtagtggaaaccatgcCAGAGgagcaaatatatacattttctaccccattaaaggcttctttctctttatgtagttaataacaaaagatatatgtatttttggctgtgagacatagtttggacaaagttgtctgtgattgtccttttgtaaagtcatgcagtgtaaaactccctgtcgccaatccatcttgcagtgtaaacaaagcagtaaCAAAACActaacccagatagtcatgcagtgtgaaaaacaTCCGTAACACGAatattttgaaaatcatgcagtctgaactcagcattagtccctttattcatcaagggttaccacagtggaatgaaccactatcttttttagcatatgttttaaacagcggatgtccttccagctacaacccagtactgagaagcATTTGCATAAGTTATATCAGTGTTACCttaaggattttttccagctgtagcggcaggccttttttacacagatctaccaactacctgtggcgttatttcaatgacaaatgttgtgactgcagtattaaaagttgagttcgcatttatgtaatagcctacagcatgcagatctctttgcttgcccaggtaaaaaaaaaagaaaaaagtgcactaaaatgcacttcaagtatacttagtacacttttttCAGTAATGtgctaaaagtgctctattttcgcaaactaattttgtacttaatgtactaaaagatagtattaagtatatgttaagataaacttaataccatctaagtgcactcaactgtgctattgagACACCtggaaattgaactaaaatgtgcttttaaaaaatatgtttagttacaactagaaatttgcttgaaccctaattttaaacatttataaatatttttgagaatagcttaaagtataatagtaatatattaaaacaatatacaAAATGTGAAAAAGTGTGCTAAAATACAATTTAAGTACACAAAGTACATCTTTTAAATAATGTTCTAAAATTGCTCTATTTttacacactaattttgtacctgatgtactaaaatatattattaagtatatgttaagataaacttaataccatctaagtgcactcaactgtgctattttgagacaccctgaaattgatctaaaatgtgcttttaacatactatatctgtattttaaaaaatatatatttagttacaactagaaatacacttgaaccctacttttaaacatttaaatatatttatgactaatttaaagtataatagtaatatattaaaagaatatacaaattgtaaaaaaaaaagtgtgctaaatactgtattaaaagtgctcgattttcccaaactaattttgtatttaatgtactaaaaattagtattaagtacattttaagaaCAGTGAAAGACCAGTTGcgatgaataaaaaaaagagtcaggaattaaataaaatagaaggaaatttaattactttttttgtagttttgacTGCAAGAAATCAGCTTCAGCACTCTCCATGAGCTCCACAGGTCGACCTTCCTTACATTCAGGATACAGTGATATTTATGCTAACAGAGTCAACAAACCTATGTCATTAGATTGTTTAGACATCCTCACGTAATTGGTTAGACAAAAGATAATTAAGTAGAAGGATAAACAGTCCAGAACAATTTTAGAATATGCAATGTAAAACATATGTATCCTTAGATTATCATATTATTGACTACACTGGATATACACAAACATAGCATCCCTTCTGCATGCCCATTCTTGGCTTTCCTGATCATTCCTTGacccacaacacacacatacttcaAGACAATAATGTTTTGGTAagattaccacactcaaaatcaatttaagtgttagtgataattgcattcacattaagtgtacttaagtacaacttttgggaaaatgtacttctactataatacattactaatagatgttttatatattaacttattttaaacttaaacagtgtactaaaaatcaactaatgtttaaagcatttaaagcacacttttgaaaaaaacacactaataaaactcttttgggtgtttttttctgtagtgtactttattgtagtacactaaaaatgtatttaagtattactggtatttggtatacttttgtcaagtgtactaaagtcctactaaagtataaacatacttatttagtatatttacagtgtaaaaccatcaaacttttatttaacacaaaaaacaacaatgtactaaaaatgtatttgcgggtatttaagtctattttaattgcatttaattatatatttttttcacctgggatGTCATCTCCTCATCACAGTTTACAGCAAACGTGGCATTAAGCTTTTgcacaagttcattcattcattttccttcggcttagtccctttatttatcaggggtcgccacagtggaatgaacccccaacttatcaagcatatgttttcaaCAGCGGATACcgtccagctgcaaaccagtactgggaaacatttgcataagttatttacaataatgcaaactcactaaTATAAGCTGAATTATGCGTACTAGCTATAAACATGCAGGATTTGTCTCAATCGGGTCTTCTAAGCAAGTTACAAATGTTTAAATCCAGTGGAAGATACATATAAGGGAACACAACCTGAGTAATCTAAAGCGAGTgcatttgatcatttgcatttaaagccacaggcacaaaaaCAGCTTGGTTTTTCTCTGACCCCCAAAATGAAATATTCTGCAAggtatatgatctgattttgagccgaaacctcagacacattctgggaacaccaaagacttattttacatcttgttaaaaaaaaaaaaaaaaactctccattACTCTCCATTAATAAGTTATCCCTTGGTTCTTTTGAGCACaagatattgtaaaaaaaaatatgcaagcTTCCTTTGTGTTTCAAAagaaaggaaatgtttaaaaccacatgacggagagtaaatgttaattggttatttttatttgtgggtgaaacatccatttcatgcttATCGCTTTGTGGCTTCatactaaagttcacttttttgttgttttttaagacctgatggtgctgaaagaagagacacaTCAATGCAATGAAATGGAAGAGAAACATCAAGACATAATggctgatgaaaaacccacactgactaaaaagacttcatcacgtggaagacctcggaaatccaaatctAAGTGTAATTTCAGCAGTAAACAGCGTAGAAAGACTTTTAGTCAAAAGCCAaagcttgatgttcacatgagagttcacacaggggagaaaccttgcacctgcaaacagtgtggaaaaagcttctatacTATAGGAAACTTAAcggtgcacatgagaattcacactggggagaagccttaCACCtgtgaacagtgtggaaagagtttttgtaaaaaagaaaactttaaaacccacatgagaattcacactggagagaggccgtacacatgccaacagtgtggaaaaagcttctatcaTTCAGGAAACTTGATaatgcacatgagaattcacactgagGAGAGGCCTTACTattgccctcagtgtggaaagagttttaagcaaaatGGCAATCTTGAAGTCCACATGAGaacacacactggagagaaaagaTTTACTTGCAcacagtgtggaaaaagttttgttaaaaaacaaaaccttgacatccacatgaggattcacactggagagaaaccttacacatgcacagagtgtggtaaaagtttcacaTATAAAAgctcactcaaacaccacatAAGAACTCGCACCGGAGAGAACccgtttgcatgtgctcagtgtggaaagagcttctcaACCAAATCTAGCCTCATgaaccacatgaatggtcacactggaaccatagtgttcacatgtgatcatTGTGGAATTAAACTCAAACGCAAAGACTACATTAGGCGacacatgaagactcactcaAGAGAGGATCATTTTAGATGCAAtgagtgtggaaagggctttacCCATAAAAGAAGCCTCAGCGCTCACTTGAAGCTTCACAATGCAGAGCAGAGTCCTGAAAAATgaggccttgtccacacaaacacgggtatattcaaaacggcagctttttcatgtagcttggctgttcattcaagtgaagtttatttataaactacttttgagaggatcacatgcttatgatt
The Danio rerio strain Tuebingen ecotype United States chromosome 4, GRCz12tu, whole genome shotgun sequence genome window above contains:
- the LOC137491093 gene encoding uncharacterized protein isoform X2, whose translation is MAFIKEESEDLKIEETFTVKQEDLQEQTDLMVLKEETHQCNEMEEKHQDIMADEKPTLTKKTSSRGRPRKSKSKCNFSSKQRRKTFSQKPKLDVHMRVHTGEKPCTCKQCGKSFYTIGNLTVHMRIHTGEKPYTCEQCGKSFCKKENFKTHMRIHTGERPYTCQQCGKSFYHSGNLIMHMRIHTEERPYYCPQCGKSFKQNGNLEVHMRTHTGEKRFTCTQCGKSFVKKQNLDIHMRIHTGEKPYTCTECGKSFTYKSSLKHHIRTRTGENPFACAQCGKSFSTKSSLMNHMNGHTGTIVFTCDHCGIKLKRKDYIRRHMKTHSREDHFRCNECGKGFTHKRSLSAHLKLHNAEQSPEK
- the LOC137491093 gene encoding uncharacterized protein isoform X1; translated protein: MVQLEIKCPNTEKTPAEATDLHTVIKMAFIKEESEDLKIEETFTVKQEDLQEQTDLMVLKEETHQCNEMEEKHQDIMADEKPTLTKKTSSRGRPRKSKSKCNFSSKQRRKTFSQKPKLDVHMRVHTGEKPCTCKQCGKSFYTIGNLTVHMRIHTGEKPYTCEQCGKSFCKKENFKTHMRIHTGERPYTCQQCGKSFYHSGNLIMHMRIHTEERPYYCPQCGKSFKQNGNLEVHMRTHTGEKRFTCTQCGKSFVKKQNLDIHMRIHTGEKPYTCTECGKSFTYKSSLKHHIRTRTGENPFACAQCGKSFSTKSSLMNHMNGHTGTIVFTCDHCGIKLKRKDYIRRHMKTHSREDHFRCNECGKGFTHKRSLSAHLKLHNAEQSPEK